In Helianthus annuus cultivar XRQ/B chromosome 8, HanXRQr2.0-SUNRISE, whole genome shotgun sequence, a single genomic region encodes these proteins:
- the LOC110870339 gene encoding uncharacterized protein LOC110870339 has translation MKVLYEVKFRDGEDVWTWKSYENNNFSVAEIRDQIIRRSEEIEDEWRYWNRWVPPKVNLFSWRIAMGRIPVKTELIKRGVQLQNQVCCRCDAYDESVEHLVLSCTMSKSIWWNILAWVKLPVSTQLGSSKELLKQVDSWKGSKVWKKVINLILQTTIWHIWKARNEQEFKGTRVSGSKVVEEIKADSFIWLKSRSKFENINWVRWVDFNVKDIIH, from the coding sequence ATGAAAGTTTTATATGAAGTCAAGTTTAGAGATGGTGAGGATGTATGGACTTGGAAATCATATGAAAATAATAATTTCTCAGTTGCTGAGATCAGGGATCAAATTATCAGGCGATCAGAGGAGATTGAAGATGAGTGGCGATATTGGAATCGTTGGGTCCCGCCGAAGGTGAACTTGTTTTCATGGAGAATAGCTATGGGTAGGATTCCTGTTAAAACCGAACTGATCAAGAGAGGCGTACAACTTCAAAATCAAGTGTGTTGCAGGTGTGATGCCTACGACGAGTCGGTGGAACATTTGGTACTTAGCTGTACGATGTCGAAATCAATATGGTGGAACATCCTAGCTTGGGTAAAACTTCCTGTTAGCACGCAGCTCGGGTCAAGCAAAGAGCTTCTGAAGCAGGTTGATAGTTGGAAAGGATCTAAAGTTTGGAAGAAAGTGATAAACTTGATTCTCCAAACAACAATTTGGCACATCTGGAAAGCAAGGAACGAACAGGAGTTCAAAGGAACTCGAGTCTCGGGTAGTAAAGTGGTGGAGGAAATCAAGGCGGATTCATTCATTTGGCTAAAGAGTCGTTCGAAGTTCGAGAATATAAACTGGGTCAGATGGGTGGATTTTAATGTAAAAGACATAATACACTAG